The proteins below come from a single Caldisericota bacterium genomic window:
- a CDS encoding MTH1187 family thiamine-binding protein, with protein sequence MAIAEFSVLPVIPEEQVNEIVEKAIQVVIDSGLKYEVEANSTTVEGDLEQLLDVIKQAHITAREQGSGRVITVIKIDDKKGGITIKEKVKKFRKEA encoded by the coding sequence ATGGCAATTGCCGAGTTTAGCGTATTACCTGTTATACCCGAAGAGCAGGTAAATGAGATTGTCGAAAAAGCAATACAGGTAGTGATTGATTCGGGTTTGAAATATGAGGTGGAAGCAAATAGTACAACAGTTGAAGGCGATTTAGAGCAATTACTTGATGTGATTAAGCAAGCGCACATAACTGCAAGAGAACAAGGATCAGGGCGAGTTATTACAGTTATTAAAATTGATGATAAAAAGGGCGGAATTACAATAAAAGAAAAAGTAAAGAAATTCAGAAAGGAGGCATAA
- a CDS encoding thiamine ABC transporter substrate-binding protein → MKRIIVLFLVILLFSGGLIGCKQKESVEETLTIYSYDSFVSYGLPDATNKLFEEKYNCKIEYRTFGGVGATLNRLILEKNNPQADLFVGLNMNNLAKALKEEIFIPYRPENYKVIPEEYRIDKNWRVTPFDGPNSLAIIYDSEVIKKPPQSFEDLLKPEYKGKLILEDPRSSSPGMGFLLWTIAVYGEDYYIDYWEKLKPTIFHIYPDWTSAFDTAFVQNKEAPMVLSYDVDPAYFYYEDEVTRYKAVLPEEGGWLQLEFVGIVKGGKHQELAQQYIEFMLRNEFQENLPLYQWAFPIDTSIQLPECYSYAVTADKYITLPAEDIANKSQIWLEKWIEMIIGD, encoded by the coding sequence ATGAAGAGGATAATTGTTTTATTTCTTGTTATTTTATTGTTTTCAGGTGGATTAATCGGATGCAAACAGAAGGAAAGTGTAGAGGAGACACTCACCATTTATTCTTACGATAGTTTTGTCTCGTATGGATTACCTGACGCAACGAATAAATTATTTGAAGAAAAATATAATTGTAAAATAGAATATAGAACTTTTGGTGGTGTTGGGGCAACATTGAACAGGTTAATTCTGGAAAAGAATAATCCCCAGGCCGATTTATTTGTTGGTTTAAATATGAATAATTTAGCGAAGGCATTGAAAGAAGAAATTTTTATTCCATACCGTCCTGAGAACTACAAGGTGATACCAGAAGAATACAGAATTGATAAAAATTGGAGAGTCACTCCTTTTGATGGCCCGAATTCACTTGCAATTATTTATGATTCGGAAGTGATAAAAAAGCCTCCGCAAAGTTTCGAAGATTTGCTCAAGCCGGAATATAAAGGGAAGCTGATATTGGAAGATCCTCGTTCTTCTTCTCCTGGCATGGGATTTTTACTCTGGACCATAGCAGTTTATGGCGAGGACTATTACATAGATTATTGGGAGAAACTGAAACCAACTATTTTTCATATATATCCTGATTGGACTTCTGCTTTTGATACTGCTTTCGTTCAAAATAAAGAGGCGCCAATGGTGTTGAGTTACGATGTTGATCCGGCATATTTCTATTATGAAGATGAAGTGACACGATATAAGGCAGTGCTCCCGGAAGAAGGTGGCTGGCTGCAATTGGAATTTGTAGGAATAGTAAAAGGCGGCAAACATCAAGAACTTGCCCAACAGTACATAGAGTTTATGCTTAGGAATGAATTTCAAGAAAACCTTCCATTATACCAATGGGCATTTCCTATTGATACGTCAATACAACTCCCGGAATGCTATAGCTACGCAGTAACTGCAGATAAGTATATTACTCTTCCTGCCGAGGATATTGCAAATAAAAGCCAAATATGGCTGGAAAAATGGATTGAAATGATTATTGGTGACTGA
- a CDS encoding iron ABC transporter permease: MKSALHRKSFEGVQLNRILKFCLPIVFLTIFFYLPLFNITKTAFFSESNKFTLDNFYTIFTRPYTLKVLSFTFKEAFISALFTLLIGFPGAYIISHYDFKGKGFLVSLTTVPFVLPSVLVALGFITLFGTSGFVNQILMGVFHLSHPISLLYSFTGIILVHVFYNFPIVVRIIGADWEGISEEYKFAAESMGSSRFAVFTKVIIPLLLPAIIASFSLVFVFCFLSFVIILTIGGARFATIEVSIYTYYNMFSDFKMGSALALFQGVFSLLFMYVYLWSGNLIKKGTLKRGIAKKKNIVKNKTTLSLSLTYLIFVVMLIIAPITVIFISAFRNPLTGAFTLSNFAGLMSSKYNYITGVLPIHVIGNSLIFAGITVIFSIIFALLITYGLRGKFIGKNILLTLFMLPLAISPITIALSYIISFQGHPALLNSWIIIPIAHTLIALPFTVRALLPMIETTSASYVFVAESLGMSRLKAFFSVDLNLIRPALIASAVFSFAISMGEFGAAYMLYKPSFTTMPIALFRFLSGRHFGIASAMGALLALASLVAFILIDKLKKEVPII; the protein is encoded by the coding sequence ATGAAAAGTGCATTACATAGAAAAAGTTTTGAGGGAGTTCAATTAAATAGAATATTAAAATTCTGTTTACCTATTGTTTTTCTTACCATATTTTTTTATCTGCCTTTATTTAATATTACAAAGACTGCATTTTTTTCAGAATCTAATAAGTTTACTTTGGATAATTTTTACACAATATTTACAAGGCCCTATACGTTAAAAGTGTTATCTTTTACGTTCAAAGAAGCTTTTATTAGCGCACTTTTTACATTGCTTATAGGTTTTCCTGGTGCGTATATTATCTCTCATTACGATTTCAAGGGCAAAGGGTTTCTTGTTTCTCTTACGACTGTTCCTTTTGTGCTTCCTTCCGTTCTTGTTGCTCTTGGTTTTATTACCTTATTTGGCACCAGCGGATTTGTCAATCAAATATTGATGGGAGTGTTTCATTTAAGCCATCCAATTTCGCTTCTGTATTCATTTACGGGAATTATATTAGTGCATGTTTTTTATAATTTTCCAATTGTAGTACGGATTATTGGAGCTGACTGGGAAGGAATATCGGAAGAATATAAATTTGCTGCAGAAAGCATGGGTTCTTCCCGATTTGCTGTTTTTACTAAAGTTATTATTCCTTTACTTCTTCCGGCAATTATTGCAAGTTTTTCTCTTGTTTTTGTGTTTTGTTTCTTAAGTTTTGTCATCATTCTCACCATAGGTGGAGCCCGTTTTGCAACGATCGAAGTTTCAATATATACGTACTATAATATGTTTTCTGATTTTAAGATGGGTAGTGCACTTGCTTTGTTTCAAGGAGTATTTTCTTTATTGTTTATGTATGTGTATCTTTGGAGTGGTAACTTAATAAAAAAAGGCACTTTGAAAAGAGGCATAGCTAAAAAGAAGAATATTGTTAAAAATAAAACAACTTTATCATTGTCTTTGACTTATCTTATTTTTGTAGTGATGCTCATCATTGCACCAATCACCGTGATATTTATTTCTGCTTTTCGCAATCCCTTAACCGGTGCGTTTACTTTATCGAATTTTGCAGGGCTTATGAGCAGCAAATATAATTATATTACCGGAGTTCTTCCTATCCATGTAATCGGAAATAGCCTTATATTTGCGGGCATAACAGTAATTTTTTCAATTATATTTGCTTTACTTATTACATATGGGTTACGAGGTAAGTTTATTGGTAAAAACATTCTTCTTACTTTATTTATGTTGCCTCTTGCGATTTCACCTATTACAATTGCTCTCTCTTACATCATCTCTTTTCAAGGGCACCCTGCTTTGCTTAATAGCTGGATAATTATACCGATAGCTCATACTCTTATTGCTTTGCCATTTACAGTACGCGCTCTCCTCCCCATGATAGAAACAACATCTGCTTCATATGTATTTGTCGCTGAAAGTTTAGGCATGAGCAGATTGAAAGCATTCTTCTCAGTGGATCTGAATTTGATTCGTCCTGCTTTGATAGCTTCTGCAGTATTTTCTTTTGCAATTTCAATGGGAGAATTTGGTGCCGCATATATGTTATATAAACCATCCTTTACAACAATGCCTATCGCACTGTTCAGGTTTCTTTCAGGAAGACACTTTGGAATAGCGTCAGCTATGGGGGCTTTACTTGCACTTGCCAGCTTAGTTGCATTTATTCTCATTGATAAACTAAAAAAAGAGGTACCGATAATATGA
- the queD gene encoding 6-carboxytetrahydropterin synthase QueD yields the protein MYYLSREFTFDAAHKIIDYQGKCEKLHGHTYRLKVTVVGKLGDNEMVIDFAVIKKIVNEMIIDKLDHGYLNDLFPNSTTEIVTRWIYTTLLPVFKKYGCTMYEVSLSEGANNTVTFRGDSDERHTE from the coding sequence ATGTATTATCTTTCAAGAGAATTTACGTTTGATGCGGCACATAAAATTATAGATTATCAGGGAAAATGTGAAAAGTTGCACGGGCATACATACCGACTTAAAGTAACAGTCGTAGGGAAACTTGGGGATAACGAAATGGTTATCGACTTTGCGGTTATCAAAAAAATTGTGAATGAAATGATTATAGACAAATTAGACCATGGTTACCTTAATGATTTGTTTCCAAATTCTACAACTGAGATTGTTACACGCTGGATTTATACAACGCTTTTACCGGTGTTTAAAAAATATGGCTGTACTATGTACGAGGTAAGCCTATCGGAAGGTGCAAATAATACGGTTACATTTAGAGGAGATAGTGATGAAAGACATACAGAATGA
- the folE2 gene encoding GTP cyclohydrolase FolE2, which yields MIRLHLEEIVMKDIQNEKDTRNIPLDKVGVNSIFYPIQVLDKENKHQHTVARINMYVNLPKEFRGTHMSRFIEVLDEHQNNMSIRNLEQILDDMKTKLDANAAHIEVRFPYFIFKKAPISKIKSFMNYDCAFIASKKEKFDFMLEVNTPVHNLCPCSKEISDVSAHNQRGLAKVQIRMNKLVWIEEVVEISEQSASAPVYSLLKRKDEKYITETAYAHPRFVEDLVRSISIGLDQDQRITFYSVEAVNFESIHNHNAYASYKKDKRLNK from the coding sequence ATAATACGGTTACATTTAGAGGAGATAGTGATGAAAGACATACAGAATGAGAAGGATACAAGGAACATCCCCCTGGATAAGGTGGGAGTTAACAGTATCTTTTATCCGATACAAGTCTTAGACAAAGAAAATAAGCATCAGCACACTGTCGCAAGAATTAATATGTATGTGAATCTTCCCAAAGAATTCAGGGGGACACATATGAGCAGGTTTATAGAAGTATTGGATGAACATCAAAACAATATGAGTATACGTAATCTTGAACAAATCCTGGATGATATGAAAACTAAATTAGATGCCAATGCAGCGCATATTGAGGTAAGATTTCCATACTTTATTTTCAAAAAGGCACCGATTTCAAAAATTAAGAGCTTTATGAATTATGACTGCGCATTTATTGCGTCTAAGAAAGAAAAATTTGACTTTATGTTAGAAGTGAATACTCCTGTGCACAATTTGTGTCCTTGTTCCAAGGAGATTAGCGATGTCAGCGCACATAATCAGAGGGGACTTGCAAAAGTGCAAATCAGGATGAATAAGCTGGTTTGGATTGAAGAGGTTGTCGAAATATCTGAGCAGTCAGCAAGTGCCCCGGTTTATTCGCTCCTGAAGAGAAAAGATGAAAAATATATTACAGAAACTGCTTATGCTCATCCACGATTTGTAGAGGATTTGGTAAGAAGCATTTCGATTGGATTAGATCAAGACCAGCGTATTACATTTTATTCTGTGGAAGCAGTAAATTTTGAAAGCATACATAACCATAATGCATATGCATCTTATAAAAAAGATAAGCGATTAAATAAATAA
- a CDS encoding stalk domain-containing protein, with product MKKILVGLIVFTIMVLSISPAVLFQTNIAQADSSTCHWEEINNGLYGRTVYSLTIDSNNTIYAGTRGGAFKSIDGANWAEINNGLTNTYINSLVIDSNNNAYAGTRGGGVFKCICSPSSPPNLQTTVSSSSITLTWFASTQSTYPIAGYAIYKGTTSSNELATPIGIVDISTTIYADTNVISGTTYYYYVKAFDNQSPANYSEPSNEVSAVYKKLAPKIIITLWPDNPTMTVNGVSQGIDPGRGTKPVIIPEWSRTVVPIRVIVEALGGTIEWDGTERKVTINFNHTTIELWIDSPKARINGNEVYIDPNNHGVKPIIINDRTMLPLRFVAESLGCDVGWDNDTRTITITYRG from the coding sequence ATGAAAAAAATCTTGGTTGGATTAATCGTCTTTACGATAATGGTATTATCTATTTCGCCTGCTGTTCTCTTTCAAACAAACATTGCTCAAGCAGATTCTTCTACCTGTCATTGGGAGGAGATAAATAATGGTTTGTATGGCAGAACGGTTTACTCTCTTACTATTGACTCAAACAATACTATTTATGCAGGAACAAGAGGCGGTGCTTTTAAATCCATCGATGGTGCAAACTGGGCAGAAATAAACAACGGGCTGACAAATACATATATTAACTCTCTTGTTATTGACTCAAACAATAATGCTTATGCGGGAACAAGAGGTGGTGGTGTTTTTAAATGTATCTGCTCTCCTTCCAGCCCTCCAAATCTTCAGACAACTGTTTCCTCTTCTTCTATTACTCTCACATGGTTTGCTTCTACTCAGAGTACATACCCCATTGCAGGTTATGCAATCTACAAAGGAACAACTTCAAGTAATGAGTTAGCAACGCCAATAGGGATAGTAGATATTTCTACAACAATCTATGCAGATACAAATGTTATTTCAGGTACAACGTATTACTACTATGTAAAAGCATTTGATAATCAATCGCCTGCAAATTACTCTGAACCTTCTAATGAAGTTAGTGCAGTATACAAAAAACTTGCTCCAAAAATTATTATCACGCTTTGGCCTGACAATCCAACGATGACTGTAAACGGTGTTTCTCAGGGAATAGATCCTGGCAGAGGTACAAAACCTGTTATCATTCCTGAGTGGTCAAGAACGGTTGTACCCATTAGAGTAATAGTTGAAGCTCTTGGTGGAACAATTGAATGGGATGGAACAGAAAGAAAGGTAACAATCAATTTTAACCATACAACAATAGAACTATGGATAGATAGTCCAAAAGCAAGAATAAACGGCAATGAAGTATACATTGACCCAAACAATCATGGTGTGAAACCAATTATAATAAATGATAGAACGATGTTGCCTCTGAGATTTGTTGCAGAATCTCTTGGCTGTGATGTAGGCTGGGACAACGATACAAGGACAATAACGATTACATACAGGGGATAA
- a CDS encoding ABC transporter ATP-binding protein, translating to MKKIDLIGIKKRYPGFSLNVDFDVASGEFISILGPSGSGKTTVLHIIAGFIRQDRGKILKDGIDISFLPTSNRNIGVVFQDYALFPYLSVYSNIAFGLKIKHFESKKIKETIFNIAEQFGITHILNKYPDMISGGEKQRVAVARAMVVKPDVLLMDEPLSSLDAKIRERLMEELKEFHQRFNTTIIYVTHDQAEAMYLAERIVLMNNGRIDQTDTPVNLYEHPKTVFAREFIGKINRLVVNGEIKYIRPEEIVMSRSGKFEGTVEKIVYLDSGVEMYVKMQDNRILVREFLRNVKEIKPGDVIRFDLEGGD from the coding sequence ATGAAAAAAATTGATTTAATTGGGATAAAGAAGAGATACCCGGGATTTTCTTTGAATGTAGATTTTGATGTGGCGAGTGGAGAGTTTATATCTATTTTAGGGCCATCAGGTTCCGGGAAAACTACAGTCTTGCATATTATTGCAGGTTTTATCCGCCAGGACCGTGGCAAAATTTTAAAGGATGGGATTGATATTTCTTTTTTACCAACTAGCAATAGGAATATAGGAGTAGTTTTTCAGGATTATGCACTTTTCCCTTACCTTTCTGTATATTCCAATATAGCCTTTGGATTGAAAATAAAGCATTTTGAGAGCAAAAAAATAAAAGAAACAATATTTAATATAGCAGAGCAATTCGGCATCACGCACATATTGAATAAATATCCTGATATGATATCTGGCGGAGAAAAGCAGCGCGTTGCTGTTGCTCGAGCAATGGTGGTTAAACCTGATGTGCTTCTTATGGATGAACCTCTTTCATCACTGGATGCAAAGATCAGAGAAAGATTGATGGAAGAATTAAAAGAGTTCCATCAAAGATTTAACACCACTATTATATACGTGACTCATGATCAGGCAGAAGCTATGTATCTTGCCGAGCGAATTGTATTAATGAATAATGGCAGAATTGACCAGACTGACACACCTGTGAATTTGTATGAGCATCCGAAAACAGTGTTTGCAAGGGAGTTTATTGGCAAGATAAATCGGTTAGTAGTTAACGGGGAAATAAAATATATACGACCGGAAGAGATTGTTATGAGCCGCAGTGGAAAATTTGAAGGAACTGTCGAGAAGATTGTGTATTTAGACAGTGGGGTTGAAATGTATGTCAAGATGCAGGATAACCGTATCCTTGTACGAGAATTTTTGAGGAATGTAAAGGAAATAAAACCTGGTGATGTAATAAGATTTGATTTGGAAGGAGGTGATTAG
- a CDS encoding alpha/beta fold hydrolase: protein MTNKIKKILIITLVICFCLISLVHVSETAQSGNQEEVMEQVLKDAADQLAGQREIGWYGSTYVHREWWCEGGCCHQGVQEIKGDSFWEYKLEICRWSTESEAAGYLETQLETGYRSTSFHGYPVGICTMFQQEQGLSALIWQSGRFTFYVDATNKPVKLGAEILYSRAVGRGLIARGGGTTQDSDGDGVSDDIDQCPNTSAGVAVDENGCAIVKEMSLTVSTDKKAYSAGETIIIHGSVSDTQGELTGATVAIDVNGTKLTPTTDSSGKYRCEYPLPDNISQGIYTVKATASKSDYPNTSKNTSFAVGEISIQLEENHVTGEPFIGITADGVSSLRISISLPGCSDVKVGRLDVGELKGDAINFLGSITLDSAGMAEITYYPPDYLTKNQLTQNLDVHQSNSRTWVAEVPLTFTYTDASEQEGKIEGKILVCRPPVMLVHGFLGASTTWGKMSTYLRGEKFDPYMGNYGATGQSIEGLSLILKNDIRKQQIDYANSNIKMAKVDVVGHSMGGLIARYYTHGLTDYPEDVRKLIMVGTPNHGVSWTKKVIGNVATGWYETHKIPAGQLHSQSSFMKTLNSGEKTGAQLNSNIQYGNIYGYSDDWVVSAASAYLNGVDSVLEFDVKHSPDIPGVPDVAITEYLKTWDRVKSWLTQDIYKPPLKGSHAEVYKYEGDVYLDETKLASSPTKIDSWQSLRTGQDSKAIVHLTINDSPWGIIFLDPDSEIFLGYLSPQLVEVRLWKGSATFRSRKDGHFTVPVNIKRSEDGEWWKYSPQAVVTGQGTEFAITAGENIEVHCLEGELVMDTPNTTEEGTILSANDSVAVKGKTVTAISPASKDNFWWSTEEDHFLDSTPGSEWLDKFKDFIDNPFINYISVEVRKITIAAVEKLKSMCPILSDNIYQMLPDNIRQMLPESISRNLLYIIVGFFVLILFLLIKILRGRR from the coding sequence ATGACAAATAAAATTAAAAAAATTTTGATAATAACTTTAGTTATATGTTTCTGTTTAATTTCTTTAGTTCATGTATCTGAAACGGCCCAGAGTGGTAATCAGGAGGAGGTCATGGAACAGGTACTGAAGGATGCAGCTGACCAGCTAGCGGGTCAGCGCGAAATAGGTTGGTACGGCAGCACATATGTCCACCGCGAGTGGTGGTGTGAAGGGGGGTGCTGTCACCAGGGTGTGCAGGAAATTAAGGGAGACTCATTTTGGGAGTATAAGCTGGAGATATGCCGATGGAGTACAGAGAGCGAAGCAGCAGGTTACCTCGAGACCCAATTAGAGACGGGTTATCGCTCCACAAGCTTTCATGGATATCCTGTAGGGATATGTACAATGTTTCAACAGGAGCAGGGGCTATCTGCTCTTATATGGCAGTCTGGCCGGTTTACATTTTATGTTGATGCCACTAACAAACCTGTAAAACTTGGTGCGGAAATACTGTATTCCCGCGCAGTGGGGCGTGGCCTCATAGCTAGGGGAGGTGGGACTACACAAGATTCGGATGGAGATGGAGTTTCAGACGACATAGACCAGTGCCCCAATACGTCTGCTGGAGTTGCTGTGGATGAAAATGGCTGCGCTATTGTTAAAGAGATGAGTTTAACTGTTTCCACAGACAAGAAAGCTTATTCTGCTGGGGAAACAATAATCATCCATGGTAGTGTCTCGGATACACAGGGTGAGTTGACTGGTGCTACCGTAGCCATTGACGTCAACGGCACAAAGCTTACCCCAACTACCGATTCATCGGGAAAGTATAGATGTGAATATCCGCTTCCTGATAACATTTCTCAGGGCATATATACGGTTAAGGCTACGGCATCTAAATCCGACTATCCCAACACAAGCAAGAACACGAGCTTTGCCGTGGGAGAAATTAGCATTCAGTTAGAAGAAAACCACGTGACCGGGGAACCCTTTATAGGTATTACTGCAGATGGAGTTAGTTCTCTTCGCATTTCCATTTCCCTGCCGGGATGTAGTGATGTGAAGGTTGGCAGACTAGATGTTGGCGAGCTTAAGGGAGATGCGATAAACTTCCTGGGCAGTATTACACTGGATTCTGCCGGAATGGCTGAGATTACATATTATCCGCCAGATTATCTCACAAAGAACCAGCTTACCCAGAACTTAGATGTGCATCAATCAAATTCCAGGACATGGGTCGCTGAAGTTCCACTAACTTTCACCTACACAGATGCCAGCGAGCAGGAAGGGAAGATAGAGGGGAAGATCCTAGTTTGCCGTCCTCCGGTAATGCTGGTGCATGGATTTCTCGGCGCTTCAACTACATGGGGAAAGATGTCCACTTACTTGCGCGGGGAGAAGTTCGATCCCTATATGGGTAATTATGGTGCCACAGGCCAGTCTATTGAAGGATTATCACTGATATTAAAGAATGACATTCGAAAGCAACAGATTGACTATGCCAACTCCAACATCAAGATGGCGAAGGTAGATGTGGTAGGGCATAGCATGGGAGGTTTAATTGCCCGCTACTATACTCATGGCCTCACGGATTATCCCGAGGATGTGAGAAAGCTGATAATGGTTGGTACGCCGAATCATGGTGTTTCCTGGACCAAAAAGGTGATAGGAAATGTTGCTACAGGATGGTACGAGACGCACAAGATCCCTGCAGGGCAACTTCATTCCCAGAGTTCGTTTATGAAAACACTCAATAGCGGTGAAAAAACCGGAGCTCAGCTCAATTCTAATATACAATATGGTAATATATATGGATATTCTGATGACTGGGTAGTCAGTGCGGCATCAGCTTATCTGAATGGCGTAGACAGTGTACTTGAATTTGATGTAAAGCATTCTCCTGATATCCCCGGTGTCCCGGATGTAGCCATCACCGAGTATCTTAAAACATGGGATCGGGTAAAAAGCTGGCTTACCCAGGACATTTACAAGCCGCCATTGAAAGGTTCGCATGCAGAAGTCTATAAATATGAGGGGGATGTTTACCTAGATGAGACTAAACTGGCTTCCTCCCCCACGAAGATTGATTCCTGGCAGAGCTTGCGAACCGGTCAGGACTCAAAAGCGATTGTACACCTAACGATAAACGACTCTCCTTGGGGAATCATATTCTTAGACCCGGATAGTGAGATATTCCTAGGTTACTTATCTCCCCAACTGGTAGAAGTCCGTCTCTGGAAAGGGAGTGCCACATTCAGAAGCAGGAAGGATGGTCACTTTACCGTGCCCGTAAATATTAAGAGATCCGAAGATGGGGAATGGTGGAAGTATAGCCCTCAGGCCGTAGTTACCGGACAAGGTACAGAATTTGCTATTACTGCCGGAGAAAATATAGAGGTTCATTGCCTGGAAGGTGAACTTGTTATGGACACTCCTAACACTACTGAAGAAGGAACTATCCTATCCGCTAACGATTCTGTGGCTGTTAAAGGGAAAACAGTAACTGCAATCAGTCCTGCCTCAAAAGATAACTTCTGGTGGTCAACTGAAGAGGACCATTTCTTGGATTCTACGCCAGGAAGTGAATGGCTTGATAAATTCAAGGATTTTATAGACAATCCCTTTATTAACTACATTTCAGTGGAAGTCCGTAAAATAACAATAGCTGCAGTAGAAAAATTAAAAAGTATGTGTCCAATATTATCAGACAATATATATCAAATGTTGCCAGATAATATACGCCAGATGTTGCCAGAAAGTATATCCCGGAATTTACTATACATCATTGTGGGATTTTTTGTGTTGATATTATTCTTGTTAATTAAAATATTAAGAGGCAGAAGATAG